The DNA window gaattttcacagcctttgatcatatttaccaagggtgccgatatttttggccatgacagAATATTTATGTTCTTAACTCTTTTACAGTGTTTCTGTGGCTCTCGTTTGGAGCTTCACAGCCTCAGGTCCTATTATAATAAAACACtctggacattctgctaaacatcttatcttgtgttcatcagaagaaagTCTAGAAGTCTGGAAGAAAGGTTCCATGTTTTTTTGGAAACTCACTATTAAAGCttcctacacttttttttttccttttcatgcaTCACCTTACAACAAACATGATTAAGTAAATGAAACCATCCCATGGCCATACAaaatcaggatgagtttgtttcttcatcagatttgtagaagtGCATCAGTGTCtgatcaatggatgctctgcagtgaatggatgccatcagaatgagagtccaaacagctgataataacatcacaataatccacaagtaatccaaagcactccagtcaatcagttaacatctcaagaagacaaaagctgaaacaaatccaaaCAAGTAATTTTGATGACTGTGGGATTCATCaggagagacaacaggagatgaactttttcactggaggaagtgttattacgGATTATAGAATATGTAATTGAGTTAAAAGCGTCTTAatgttggatttgtttcatcttttgtcttctccagatgttcactgatgaactgaagtgctgtggattacttgtggattattgattatacatccactgatgagacactgatgcaatgctatatttctacaaatctgatgaagaaacaaactcattctaATCTTGGATTTTCAATTTTTAATGAACTTCTCCTCAAAGGATATTAATGCagatataatgttatttaaataacatttatgaaGCATCCCTGCAAGAATAGTGACTTTCACTTCGTCAGTTTGGGGCAGTGCTTCTTCTTATGAGTCAGTAGTGTACTCAGTCGTCCGAAGCACTTCCCACACTTCGGGCACTCGTagggtttctctccggtgtgcaCTCGCTCGTGTGCTTTGAGCGAGTCCAAGACGGTGAAGCACACCCCGCAGCGAGCACACTTGTacggcttctctccggtgtggatcctcTGGTGCCGCTTCAGGTATATGAGTCTGGTGAAGGCCTTCCCGCAGTCAAAGCACACGtgcggcttctctccagtgtggatcttctGGTGCTCTTTGAAGTTGTGGTGCCATAAGAAGCCACGTCCGCACTGAGAGCACATAAAGGGTCGTTCGGTGGCGTGTGTTTTCACGTGTTTCTGCAGATGCCGAGCCTCGACGAAGCTCTTGCCGCACTGAGTGCAGTGGTACAGTTTCTCTCCAGAGTGTTTCTTCATGTGTCCCACCAGGTTCCCGTGATAGATGAAGCTCTTGCCGCACTGAGGGCAGGTGAAGGGTCTTTCTCCGGAGTGAATGCGTATATGAATCTTCAGGTTTCCTTTGTGAGTGAAGTGGCGTCCACACTGGCGGCAGGTGAAGGGCTTGAGTCCGGTGTGGATCTTCATGTGATGCAGGAGGCTTCCTTTGTGTGTGAAGCTCtttccgcactgatcacatgcgaaaggcttctctccggtgtggatccgGATGTGATCTGTGAGGTTGTCTTTGTGGATGTAGCTCTTGCCACACAGATGGCACACATGTGGCCTCAAGCCTGTGTGAACTCTCAGGTGATTCTTCAGGCTCTGCTTGTGAATGAAGCTCTTGTCGCACTGATCGCAGGGGAACGGTCGGTCCACTGTGTGGATCCTGTAGTGATCCATCAGGTGCTCTTTACATGCAAAACTCTTCTGGCACTGAAAGCAAGTGAAGGGCAGTTTGCAAACCGTTCCCGGAGCCGCTTTCTGTGTCAGGTTGGTTTCGGTCTCTGTGCAGCTTTCTCCAGAGTGAATCCTGAAGTGATCCATCAGGTGCTCTTTGGactcaaaactttttttgcacTCGAGGCAGGTGAAGAAAAAGCCGGCTGTTTTCTGAGCTCTCTTGTGAGACAAGCCTTTCCCAGTTTCTGAGCAGCTCAATATCTTCTGTCCGCTGAGGAGACGCTGGGGATCCTCCAGCTGATGATAATCATCCTCATTCTCCTCTTCGCTCTCCTCTTTCACTTGCATCAGGCCTGAAgtaaacatgattaaaaaaaaattatcagagaCTGATAATTGTCAAGGTAATGGAAATTAAATTTACACTTCTGCATTGACCTGGAAGCGGTACATAAATGGTttctaaataacaaatataaataaataagcccTTGTTCTTAGTAAGGAAATGAAACTTTGAAAATGCTTTAAGACCCTCTAAATACACACCtttttatacagatttttttacacttattattaagaaatgtaataaatCTTTGTTGTTAGTCTAAGAACAGCTTATATTGAACCCAGTCTGCCAAAACAAAATCTTCTGGAATGTAAGACTCTATGATGTAACAGTGTGGTTAAGAATAAACTCCGCATAAGAAGATTGACATCCCTGTCTGTTTAGCCCCTCCCACCAATTTAACCTCGCTGCGTGATTATCCCCGCCCACAGATTCTACCTCGCTGCCTTTTTATCCCCGGCCACAGATTCAACCTCGCTGCCTGTTAATCCCCACCCACAGCTTCAACCTCGCTGCCTGTTAATCCCTGCCCACAGATTCAACATCACTGACTGTTAATCCCCGCCCAGAGATTCAACCTCGCTGCATGTTTATTCCCGTCCACAGGTTCTACCttgctgcctgtttagccccgcccacagattCTACCGCACTGCTTGTTTATCCTCCACCCACAGATTCAACCGCATTGCTTGTTTATCCTCCGCCCACAGATTCAACCTCGCTGCTTGTTTATTCTCCGCACACAGATTCAACATTGCTGCTTGTTTATCCGCCGCCCACAGATTCAACTTTGCTGCCTGTTTATCCCCTCCCACAGATTATCCCCGGCCACAGATTCTACCTCGCTGTCCGTTTAAGCCAGGGCACAGATTCAACATGGCTGCCTGTTAATCCCCACCCACAGATTCAACCTCGCTTCCTATTTATACCCGCCCACAGATTCTACCATGATgcttgtttagccccgcccacagattCTACCACGCAGTCGGTTTATCCTCCGCCCACAGATTCAACCTCGCTGCTTGTTTATCCGCCGCCACAGATTCAACctcgctgcctgtttagccctgcCAACAGATTCTACATAGattcacagatttttttaaacttattaagAAACGTAATAAATCTTTGTTGTTAGTCTAAGAACAGCTTATATTGAACCCAGTCTGCCAAAACAAAATTTTCTCGAATGTAAGACTCTATGATGTAACAGTGTGGATAAGAACCAACTCTGCATAAGAAGACTGACATCACTGTCTATTTAGCCCCTCCCAACAATTCAACCTTGCTGCCTGTTTATTCTCGGCCACAGATTCTACCTCAATTCCTGTTTATGCTCGGCCACAGATTCTACCACGCTGCCCGTTTATAACCTACCCACAGATTCAACCTCACTGCCTGTTTATAACCCACCCACAGATTCAACCTCGGTGCCTGTTTATAACC is part of the Carassius auratus strain Wakin chromosome 27, ASM336829v1, whole genome shotgun sequence genome and encodes:
- the LOC113046170 gene encoding gastrula zinc finger protein XlCGF26.1; the encoded protein is MEFIKEEREEMRIPEPCKVKDEQTEEPGGLMQVKEESEEENEDDYHQLEDPQRLLSGQKILSCSETGKGLSHKRAQKTAGFFFTCLECKKSFESKEHLMDHFRIHSGESCTETETNLTQKAAPGTVCKLPFTCFQCQKSFACKEHLMDHYRIHTVDRPFPCDQCDKSFIHKQSLKNHLRVHTGLRPHVCHLCGKSYIHKDNLTDHIRIHTGEKPFACDQCGKSFTHKGSLLHHMKIHTGLKPFTCRQCGRHFTHKGNLKIHIRIHSGERPFTCPQCGKSFIYHGNLVGHMKKHSGEKLYHCTQCGKSFVEARHLQKHVKTHATERPFMCSQCGRGFLWHHNFKEHQKIHTGEKPHVCFDCGKAFTRLIYLKRHQRIHTGEKPYKCARCGVCFTVLDSLKAHERVHTGEKPYECPKCGKCFGRLSTLLTHKKKHCPKLTK